The nucleotide sequence AAGTACACACCTTGACAGAATATCTTCTTCTTGTTAATCATGTGCTCTACAAATTTCTGAAATCTGCCACTGTAACTATACAAAAATCTTGCCACCGAAATGTGCCAGACTGTCCACATAAGTTCTTAACTTCGTCATAATCCAATTGATAATAATAAGAAACTCTGCTAGTTGCATATCTTTTAAAGCAAGAAATTAATTAATAATTACACCTCTCTGTGGTCCGTAATTTCATCCCATTGGGCTTCTGCACAAGTGTCAACTGAAAAATTGACGTCAAAAAGAGAGGAGTATATCTTCTAAACTCAAATTATAGCTACAGCAAAACAATGCTCTACTTTCTCTAGCAATGGCAAAATTCAGAGATGTACATATTGAGGAGGTGTTCATGTTGGGCAGACGCGAGGCACTGGATATCGAGGGGTACAGGGGTGTACAGCACCAGCGGCGCTGGGGGTTTGGCCGCTGCTGATGAAAGTATGCCGTCTCTGCTCTCAAGCACCACCAGATGGTGGGGGAACTTCGGTAGTAGAGGACACCCGACCGACAACATCTAAAGAAAAACAAATCGTTAATTCACTCTATTTTACTTTCCATAAGAAAACATAAGCAAAAGTATTGTAAAATAAAAGGAATTTTCAAAATTAGTAGCTTCATATGAGAAATCAAATGGGAAGACAAACGATAGTGCGGTAATCAAGTGGCCAGGAAAAAATAAGAGGAAGAAAGGTCCCAGTCTGAATATATGAAACTTACAGTCTGCACGTCGGTATCATCCAGCATCATTGGTGCAAGGTCCGAGAGCCGAACTTCCTTGGCCTCCACCTGAGTTGGATTGGACGCCTTTGCCACCTGCACGCGCATACACAGAAGAGACATGAAAACCAGGCCAAATCACTTTTTTATTTATTGCATGCATGGCAGGGCAATTCTGAATATGAAATGACTCCGGACACTTAATTCTATTGATGTATCTTACTATGCCAGCAACAATCCCAAAGGCATTTGCCTGTTTAGCGAACTGTTACTTAAAAGCAGGCTAATTACCAGTGACTCCTCAATCCTAACCATCAACTCCCCAATTAATTAGCAAATGTTTGTTAATTAGGAATTACCCTGATGCATGCtaattcaaatctgaaaactctgaACTAATGTGGCAAAAGCAGCTCCCCAATTAATACTGAACCTGAGAACACATCTATTTGATAGTAACCTCTGAATTAACTCATCTAGAAGAAAGTAATTGGCCTAGAAGAAATATGCTAGATTGCAGCATAATCTCTAATGTATTTGCCAACATCATGTCCAGTCACAGTGCATGCAAAAAATCAAACAATAAATCTCTGAATACACAAAGGCTTGAGGGAAGGGGCAACAGCAGGGCTGTTTTTGAGGGAGGTCGAGGCATCACATACCTCTGTTGTAGCCACCGTTGGACTCACAATGCTTCTCTGGACCAAGAATTCCGGCGAACATGGTGCCGGTTCCTCCGGCGTACTCAAAGGCGAACTCGGTGCCTGTTCCTCCGACGTACTCAAAGGCGACATGATGGTGATCATGGTGTTACGACTGGCAAATCATTATCAAGCAAAAAATCATCCAAAGCACAATTTAATTGTCGTCATAAAACAGTGCAGGATAGCAAGTTCACAAATGCATCAAGTCAGCCCcaaataagtgtcgcagttttgctCAAATTAGGGATCAGAGGTAGCAATACAGCAACACGAACCGAACAAATTATATATTACTACACTGTAACAGAGCGACAACCAAAAATCATCTTACATAGACGGCAATTGCAAGATCACATGTTAGCAGGTGAATTGCAACATTATACGGCAGGAAACAGGAGAAGCAAGGTAAGAAGATCTATATCATACCCCAAGCGACGGTGCACTGCTCACTGGTGGCGCTAGCCTGGTTTACGATTCTGGCCAAGAACAATTCAACTTATAGCAGTGAACTCCAATCCGGGTCGGGGCGGTTTCTTTGTTTGAGAAGGACACGGGAGCATGAGTTTGAGCAGGACACGGGAGCAGGATTTCCGTCAGAGATTCAAATCAAACAAGGGAGCAAAAGTCCGTCAGAGATTCAGAAGCGTACAGCTCACAGCTTTGCCTGCTCGCGGCCACAGGTGCAGGATCGCGCTCACCGCGGCAGGACGAGGGTGGAGGCCAGCTGCAGGGCGTGAGCAAAGGCAAGCGCGGCAGGCAGAGGCGGTCTCCCAACGCGGTTGGGACGCGGCAGGACGCGGGCGGAGGCGAGCTGAAGGGCGCGGCTGGCAGAGGCGAGCTGAAGGGTGCGGACGGAGGCGAGTACGCGGACGCGCGCAGACAGCAGCGCTCCGGCGCGGGCGCAGACGGAGGCGAGCACGGGGGCGTGCACGGACAGCAGCGATGGCGGGAGCTGTCGTCCTCTGCTCCGGCATCCTCCATCCTCCCCCGCGACGCCACTACCCCGCCTCGCTGCGCCCCGTCTCTGCAGCACCTGCCCCGCCTCGCCGCACAACCGCCACTGCCCCACCTCGCCGCGCCGTCTCCGCAGCAAATGCCCCTCCTCGCCGCGCCGTCTACGCAGCCCTCAACCCGTCGCCGTCGCGGCGTCGCCGTCGCCAGATaaacccgtcgccgtcgccgtcgccgtcgccgtcgccatcgccatcgctAGAGAAATGGATAAGACTACGAGGTCAGCGGATGCAAAtctaatgaacaagggggttttctgtaaaatgtAACTTTATATACAGCTTAATAAAATAGGGATTGCGGGTTAATTTCATATAAATCGAGGGGCTTTTATGCAAAATCACGCGCGACGACGTACGGGCAGaaacccaattctctttattatttatttttatttttatttatttatttattattattattattattattattattattattattatatttatatttatttatttatttatttattatttatttatttatttatattttttatttatatatttatatattatatatattatatatatatatatatatatatatatactagcaaaaatggccgtgcgttgcaacgggagaaaaatgcTATATGTGTAGGGGGAGGGGGGTTATCACTTCTATATATGGGTAAAAGTAAAGGATAGTCCTACCATTTTCAAATTGTGGGCATGAGTGCTAGAGCTATTATCTCGCTATATGTGTAGGGGGAGGGGGGTTATCACTTCTATATATGGGTAAAAGTAAAGAATAGTCCTACCATTTTCAAATTGTGGGCATGAGTGCTAGAGCTATTATCTCGACATTTTTATGCCCAGATAAATCAAGTATTAATAATATCACTTAATTTTATCAATAATATACTTATGTTACATCACCCAGAGAAATATTATGTTAAAAACGAACGGACTGGAAAAAAATTGGTTCGCAATCATATATGCATGCAGGGGATCAATATTTTGCTTCAAAGTTCTATGAAGAGTTTGTGGCTCATGCCTCATTACATTTAGAAGAAGAAAATCTTGTCATCTTTAGGTGGGCGCTAGCATTTTGCAGAAGTTATACCTTCGAGATTCATTCTCAAATAAAATTCAGAAGTGCAAAAACAGATCTAACAGTAGTCACAGTACAACTCCAGCATCCTCTTTTGTTAACTTGCCGTTGTTTTGATGTAGATTGGCACCAGCCTCTCTAGCAGAAGGAAAATCCATGTCAATAATAGACTATGAAAACTCAAAGCACATACTAAATGAAATCCTTCTCAAGTGTGTTTCTGCTTCCACAGTAATAATAAAAAATTCTATTTAAATGAGTGTCAAAAGGGATACTTATTGTAGATTACAAGAGGAGCCAATAACTATTTTTACCTAATAGAAAACAACAGGTAGAGAAACTTGTGTCAATAAAATCAATCCTTGGTGATTTAGAAATGGACGATGAACTACACGTAGATCAAACTATCTCTAATTCGAATTTTGAACTGACCCTAGACTACCAGTGTGACACTTGATGTTGGTTGTGTTGCCAAAGTTACAACAGAGTTGCTGCTAAATTGGTACTCCACGTAAACAAAGTCCATCATTGCTGGTAAACTGATAATCCACACGAACAAAGTCAATCAGCCATGTACCAAATTTATTTCTGAATTTTATGTGCGCGAAGGACACAGAACCTACTACAAAAACATAAGTGCTCAGCCATCTAATTCATACAACTTAGTCTAAGGTGATAAGAGTAATGGTACGTAGCCATTGCTGGGAGATGTGATTTATTGTTGCATACTGCATTGTACATGAATATTTTACAAATGCTTATAATATATAAACATCAATCTACATGAAAGCATTTCAGAAAACACATCGTGAGCATGACTGTCGCACAAACCTGCAGCTTCCTAGATTTCCATGTCTCATACATGGTGGTGGGCAGAAGCTGCGGCATGTTACTCCTTAGCTTGGCTGCTTGGGGGCCCTGATCATGGACAACCCTGCTGGCCAGGGGGCAAGGGGGCAGCAGCCAGCAGCACCCATGCAAACCTGTAGCTTTGCATCAAGGCGCCTCTCATGCCAACTACAGCAACAAATTTTACAGAGTTGGAAGCGGGTGGTGGAGGCTTACTCACATCAATCGGAAAAAAGGACAGAGGACGTCGGATCTTGATGATGGGTGGCTAGGACCGACGACGCGCCCGAACAACCTGAGGAAACGCAGCAGCACAGTAGCTCCGTCGTGCTGGCGTCCGGCCGTTGGTCCCTGGCACCACTGTAAGAAGGCAGGAAGGAGAGGGAGCTCCCAAAGAGTGACGGCGACCCGAGATCCCTCGCCTCGGCGGGCCGTTGACCTTCACGAGCCAGAAGTGATGGAGAAGCAGCATAGTAGTACAGGTTAGTGCTTGAACGGATACTACTGAAATATGCCCCGGGAATCCAAAGAAAATAAGACATTGCCAAACAGCATATACCGTTTGGCAGCACATAGGGACATATTCAGGAAATCAAGCATGTGCTTTTCTTAGAGCAAGTAAATTAGTGATGTTATTCTTCGTACCAAAATTCTGATCACCAAAAGTATTGGGCCAGCTGAGAAAATGGAGACTGTTTAACAAACAGTAGCATTATACATGTAATTTAATAAACATATATTGCAACAGCTTTGCTTCTCATAGCATCACCAGATTGGTGCATGCGCTTAGTTAGATAGTGGTGGTGTTTGTCTGCCTTTCAATCAATATACGAAAAATGCTTACGATTAGCATGAAGGGAAATACTCACATCAAAATCCCATTCACTATAGAGGTCAGGATCATCCACATTCCCCATATGCATGCATAGGCAATCATTGTATCTGACGAATCCTGCAAATCCGAAGTACTCAATCTTCTTTCCGTGGAACAGCCTAGTGAAGAATTGCTCTCTAAGTGCCAAACGAAAAGTGGTCTTTCATGATAGAACAAAACCAATTGATAGCAGTTCTATCTGCGTGCCCCAAAGCAGAAGGCTCAATCATGAAAAGGGGTGTCAAGATAACTGATTTGAGCTAAACATTCCTCTGAATTTTGCAGGTCGGCATGAATCCGACTACCATGAGCTGAAGCAGAGACCTAGACCGGCGAATGGACTTACGGTCAGTGAGGTGCCAACAGCTTCCCTCACATACTCTTCATCTTCAAATGTGTCCAGCACATCGAGCTCCTCATCAGTGATCCCCTTCCAAACCTACAGCCTAGAGACATGAACAGATTGTCACTCGTTCTGCACTTCAACCGTTCCATATTGACAGCACTCGCCATTGTTCACATCTTAACTTGCAGTGGACAAACTAAGAAATTAACACCAAGTATATGGGATGTGTGTGCGTGGGATTGCATGCATCTTTGCAGGGACTTTGTTGCCGTCGatggggaggatcgccgggtagacGCGGCCCCTGATGTTGAGCCTCTGACTGCAACAAAAGCAACATGAGAATAGCGAACAGGACACGCAGAGGGGGAGGGAGAACACATGACGAACACCGGGAGGAGTGGACGCTCACCTGGGCAAGAACCGCCGTGAAGGACATCCCCGGCGGCAGTGCGAGGTCCTGCACGTCGTCACCAGCGCCCTTGCCGTCGCCTTCGCCTCCCTCTCATCTCCGAGCGGACAAcagtcgccggcgccgccgcaggtGAATCCCCTTCCGTGGTAAGGAGCGCCGGGAGGCCGAGTCGGTCGAGGACGCGGAGGAGGAGCCCATGTCGGCCTCCGGGGAGTCGCCGGCGATGTGGGCGGCCGCGTCCATCGAAAGGGGGCCCGTTGGAGTTGAAGCCCCGCCGCTGGACCTCCTCCCGCGCCTTTGTAGATCGCCTCCATGTCGTCCCCGGAACAGGATCCGGCCCCTACCTCGCCTCCTCGACTGGATCTCGCCGGAGattgccgccgccgcgcccggcgtcGTCTGCATCGCAGCCCCATCTCACTCGGAACCGGCGAGGAACACCGCCGCCATGTACTTGGAGTTGAAGCTCCGCCGCTGGACCTCCTCTCGCGCCTCCGCCGAGCCAGGCATCGTCTGCATCGCGGCCAGCCTGGACCTCCAGCTCATCTCGCTCGCCAGCAACCGAATAACAAAACGCAGGGTCCTTTTTGTAAGAACGACGTATATCATATATCCACTTAAAatggactgcgggttgaatacCAAAAAGGAGAAGGACTATTTTGCAAAATTGCTGACGACGGACGACCAGAAacactatttgctttattatatatatatatatatatatatatatatatattatattatatattatatattaatatatatatataaatatatatatatatagggaagattactagcaaacatgcctgtgcgttgcaacgggagatcaAACAATAACACAAGTCTCTAATGTGATAAGTATTCTCATGATCCTTCATGTATAAGTCCACTCCCTCTACTTTAAAATCACAGCCAATAGTCATTCGACATGAACGACAGCTTCAAAACAACGAACAACATGTTAAACAATGAATCAATTAAGGGTATGCTTTTCCAGGATGTCTATTTGGAACATGAGATGTGGTCCCGAGTCAAATTAATTCAACTTATTAGTTCCTTctgaaatttaaaataaaatttaaAGGAATAACATTATTAATAATTTTGGACCTGATGTCATGAGCTAAATTTAATAGAAAATGGAAAGAAATACTATTATGAACAAATTTAGAAATAACAATAACATCAAGTAGATTAATCTATAAAACATGCTTGTTTGTGTTAGGTGAGGTCGGGATAGTCTGGTCGAGACCTCCTCCCCTCCCAATCGCCGCCTAATATGGCGATTCATGCGAATTCCAGACCATAGCTcccttgccccctcccccccccccaatccaaaATTGCTCCTTTTTAGTCCACGTCATTTGTAGCCGACCATCAACTGATTCATATTAGTGGGCGCTGGATGCAAAGGTGGCAGCCAACCCACTGTACACAACGACATGTAGACATATGTTTTTACACGTACATATATAGCACTAagctagctagtagtttttctttGAAAAAGAACAAAAGATGGCTAGTagtttttttctcaaaaaaaaaaggttGATTAGGAATTCTAAACTGGTAGAAATGAACTTCCCCTATTGAACCAGTAATAGATCTTTTAAAACATATATAATAGACATTTTTGAAATACCCCATATAAATAGAAGTATTTTTTAGAAATGATTAACATGCAGGGTAATAGCATATTTGGAATCTAAATATTTTTCTAAGCGTTTTCCATTTATAACATGTTAAGTTTATGTTAAtatttaaaagatatgaatattttAAAAAGTACTTGAatctgcaaaaaaaagttagagtAGCTGGACCGTATTACAACACTATGCAGCCCTTGAGCAAGATAGTTCTATCTTACGCCAACAGGAATTCAGGGAGTGATAAAAGGCAAAAAAAGGGATAACTAGGATTCGAACTTGGGTGTCCCAAGTAGAAGAGCATGGCATCAACCAGTCCAGCTATTATAGACTTGTGATATAGCATGGCAGTATTTTATTTGAACTAAACACGATGGGCAACGACGTAAGGGAAAAACGAATCGTTTTTtccacttacgggtggcattggtgggtaattttcgCTAACTTCAAGGGTAATTTGAATGGCGTACGACCAGAAACAATATCTGCTTTATTATTAGATTAgagaaagatatatatatatatatatataaagatgtAAAGATGTAAAGATAAAGATGTAAAGATAAGAAGGATTACTACAGGAATTaacataattgttagaggaattcccaggaaaaggcctaggattaaaattacctctataaatattgttattgaaattatttcgcgatataaaattcacatctacggcatcactatttttctcaatcaaattagacaaagacacatcattaagatcaataggagcacttttactaccaaccattttcataagagcatcaatttTTTCACTTAAAGAATAAATTTCTTCAacagaattaacttttttactagtatgCGCTCTTTCGGTATACCATtactagaaacaaaattcaatcccgcataaaaattttgaatgatcatccaaagatttaaaccatgagtaggacaatttcttagcatcaatttcattcttccccaagattgtgcaacatgttcatgctcaagttgcttgaaattcatgatctgagtTGAGTTCTAAGGAAAATAATTTTcgcgggcagaaaatacttagtaataaaagcatctttgtacttatcccaagaatcaatactattgcgaggcaaagaggaaaaccaattttttgcacgatcccgcaaagaaaatggaaataatttcaacttcacaatatcattgtccacatcttttttcttttgcacatCGCATAATTttacgaatgtgttaagatgggacgcgacatcctcattaggagtaccagaaaattgatctttcataacaagattcaacaaagtggcattgagatcacaagactccgcactagtggcgggaggagcaatcggagtgctaataaaatcattattattggtattgtaaaaatcacacaacttagtattttcttgagacattgtGACTATGCAAATAAGATTGtacacaaaaacagatctgacaagaaaacggcaaacgaaaaagTAGCAAATAAAACGGCATTTTTGTGAAATGGGGGAGAtgaaaactagaggcaaatggcaaataatgtaaattgcaagtatatgagatttgtgattaggaacctgatagatgttgatgatgtctccccggcaacggtgccagaaatcctttcttgatggctcgtgtccgcatcggtatttccccgaagaggaagggatgatgcagcacaactacggtaggtatttccctcagtgatgaaaccaagattaacgaactagtaggagaaccaagcaacactatgtaattggtaactgcacacaaagaacaaatac is from Triticum aestivum cultivar Chinese Spring chromosome 3A, IWGSC CS RefSeq v2.1, whole genome shotgun sequence and encodes:
- the LOC123061552 gene encoding uncharacterized protein, yielding MITIMSPLSTSEEQAPSSPLSTPEEPAPCSPEFLVQRSIVSPTVATTEVAKASNPTQVEAKEVRLSDLAPMMLDDTDVQTMLSVGCPLLPKFPHHLVVLESRDGILSSAAAKPPAPLVLYTPVPLDIQCLASAQHEHLLNMYISEFCHC